Proteins encoded in a region of the Mycolicibacterium neoaurum genome:
- a CDS encoding nuclear transport factor 2 family protein, whose amino-acid sequence MDDALDSEKCTAALRELLAEREIARLHARYAHLCDSGYPADEIADLFVEQGLWQSDPGGRVFRGRDQIRDHFSTASAGYPWALHVNALLHIDVSPDGLSARGAWYLLMPCVDATGAAPTAAWLAGRYDNTFVKTDAGWRYEHLHIRFGLMSPHSADWAQERHALAGTAARTEEIG is encoded by the coding sequence ATGGACGACGCATTGGACTCCGAGAAATGCACAGCGGCACTCCGAGAGCTGTTGGCGGAACGTGAGATCGCACGACTACACGCGCGGTACGCGCACCTGTGCGACTCGGGCTACCCTGCCGACGAGATCGCCGACCTCTTCGTCGAACAAGGACTCTGGCAATCAGACCCCGGAGGCCGGGTGTTTCGGGGCCGCGATCAGATCCGCGACCACTTCAGCACCGCTTCCGCCGGCTACCCATGGGCCTTACACGTCAACGCCCTCTTGCACATCGATGTCTCACCTGACGGGTTGAGCGCACGAGGCGCGTGGTACCTGCTGATGCCCTGTGTCGACGCGACAGGCGCGGCACCCACCGCCGCCTGGCTGGCGGGACGCTATGACAACACCTTCGTCAAGACCGACGCCGGATGGCGATATGAACACCTGCACATCAGATTCGGGTTGATGAGCCCCCATTCCGCCGACTGGGCGCAGGAAAGACACGCACTTGCCGGGACCGCTGCAAGAACTGAGGAGATCGGATGA
- a CDS encoding sugar ABC transporter substrate-binding protein, whose protein sequence is MNVTHMLSTVTAGILCALLVGGCQSPPPTQAGNEQAAAALAAEARARVDAAKAPVAGGVPVSSPPVQSGKFVILIPCSQASEGCAQPVKGAAEAAREIGWRTQIIDGKDTASTQNAAIRQAIALKPDGIITFAINPSSVQGALAEARSQGIPVVASSATASNMVAFSDNPTPEAWRQSGSLLADYAISETRGQVKALVLHDTGFDVLDNRHAGFVEQLQTCSTCQILEDQTFTFSDLANSVPRLVQQMAQRHPDFNTIYIDYDYAVPTLLQGLRSVNAQDKIVLGSDGTSAAIKLIRDSGGQTATTAFALDWLGWSSVDALNRVFAGGDPQEAAGAISVKLIDHEVAQGISGLWTGDMDFRDGYRTMWGAES, encoded by the coding sequence ATGAACGTCACGCACATGTTGAGTACTGTCACCGCGGGCATCTTGTGCGCACTGCTGGTGGGTGGGTGTCAGTCACCGCCGCCCACTCAGGCGGGAAATGAGCAGGCCGCGGCGGCTTTGGCCGCGGAGGCTCGGGCCCGGGTGGACGCGGCAAAGGCCCCCGTCGCCGGGGGCGTCCCAGTCAGCAGTCCGCCTGTGCAATCCGGCAAGTTCGTGATCCTCATTCCGTGTTCGCAGGCATCCGAGGGATGTGCGCAACCGGTGAAGGGTGCGGCGGAGGCAGCTCGGGAAATCGGCTGGCGAACCCAGATCATCGATGGAAAGGACACCGCCAGCACCCAGAACGCCGCAATACGCCAGGCAATCGCACTCAAGCCCGATGGCATCATCACCTTTGCCATCAACCCGAGCAGCGTTCAGGGTGCACTCGCCGAAGCCCGAAGTCAGGGTATCCCCGTGGTGGCGTCCTCGGCCACCGCGTCGAACATGGTGGCGTTCTCGGACAATCCCACGCCTGAGGCCTGGCGGCAGAGCGGTTCGCTGCTCGCGGACTACGCCATTTCCGAGACCCGAGGACAGGTGAAGGCATTGGTTCTGCACGACACGGGATTCGACGTGTTGGACAACCGCCATGCCGGCTTCGTGGAGCAGCTACAAACGTGTTCGACCTGCCAGATTCTGGAAGACCAGACGTTCACGTTCTCGGATCTGGCCAACTCCGTACCTCGACTGGTGCAGCAGATGGCCCAGCGGCATCCGGATTTCAACACCATCTACATCGACTACGACTACGCGGTGCCGACTCTTCTCCAAGGTCTGCGATCGGTGAATGCGCAGGACAAGATCGTGCTGGGGTCCGACGGTACCTCAGCGGCCATCAAATTGATCCGCGACAGCGGTGGCCAGACCGCCACAACCGCTTTCGCGCTGGACTGGTTGGGGTGGTCGAGTGTCGATGCACTGAACCGAGTTTTCGCCGGTGGCGACCCGCAGGAGGCGGCCGGTGCGATTTCGGTCAAGCTGATAGACCACGAAGTGGCACAGGGGATTTCGGGGCTGTGGACCGGGGATATGGATTTCCGTGACGGGTATCGGACGATGTGGGGCGCCGAATCGTGA